One genomic window of Numida meleagris isolate 19003 breed g44 Domestic line chromosome 1, NumMel1.0, whole genome shotgun sequence includes the following:
- the LOC110408461 gene encoding ES1 protein homolog, mitochondrial-like, translating to MGKRVAVVLAGCGVFDGSEIHEASAVLVHLSRGGAEVKIFAPNIEQRDVVNHLKGSPADEKRNVLVESARLARGNIQDLAELKVSEFDAVIFPGGFGVAKNLCSWAVDGKNCTVNEHVNSTLRAFHSAKKPIGLCCISPVLAAKVFPGCEVTVGQDKNVDGRFPDAETASAIAELGCKHICKDVSESHVDKANKIVTTCAFMCKAPLHEIFDGIGTMVEEVLKLA from the exons ATGGGCAAGCGGGTGGCCGTGGTGCTGGCCGGCTGCGGCGTCTTCGACGGCAGCGAGATTCACGAGGCCTCGGCTGTGCTGGTGCACCTCAGCCGCGGCGGCGCTGAG GTGAAGATATTTGCCCCTAATATTGAGCAAAGGGATGTTGTCAATCACCTAAAAGGAAGTCCAGCAGATGAGAAGAGAAATGTGTTAGTTGAAAGCGCCAGGCTGGCAAGGGGAAACATCCAGGATTTGGCTGAGCTGAAAGTCAGTGAATTTGATGCAGTTATTTTCCCCG gtggATTTGGTGTAGCAAAGAACCTGTGTTCCTGGGCTGTGGATGGCAAGAACTGCACCGTCAATGAGCACGTGAACTCCACTCTCCGAGCTTTCCACAGTGCTAAAAAGCCCATCGGTTTGTGCTGTATATCACCTGTCCTGGCAGCTAAAGTCTTTCCTGGTTGCGAGGTCACGGTCGGCCAAGATAAAAACGTAGATGGAAG atttCCCGATGCTGAAACTGCATCTGCTATAGCAGAGCTTGGATGTAAGCATATTTGCAAAGACGTCAGTGAATCCCACGTGGATAAAGCCAATAAAATAGTTACTACCTGTGCTTTCATGTGCAAGGCTCCTCTGCATGAGATCTTTGACGGGATTGGAACAATGGTAGAGGAAGTCCTGAAACTTGCCTGA
- the ACOD1 gene encoding cis-aconitate decarboxylase isoform X1: protein MWAKTITGNFANVIHGLSTNHLTDQVIQRSKRMILDTLGVGLLGTSTEVCQKVKQYSKIYSSDISSTIWGHLDFRLPPLYAAFVNGVAVHSMDFDDTWHPATHPSGAVLPAVIALSEAFPQKKKISGLDLLLAFNVGIEVQGRLLRFSSEARNIPKRFHPPTVVGTMGSAAACAKLLALNQMKCKNTLAIAASYAGAPLANAATQTKPLHIGNAAKHGLEAASLASRGLQGNNQILDMESGIGAFYTDYNPQTLPTLQSYPWLLDQQDVAIKRFPAHLGTHWVADAASSVRRKLVKNSDNLLLLDKIEKVIVKVPEVKYVNRPSPNSEHEARHSFQFVACSALLDGTMSVQSFASENIHRPALRELLYKTQLEHPSDNKPSFESLYCEVTVVLRDGSTISDRCDTFYGHWRKPLTKEDLEKKFQSNASEVLPAEAIEGIIETVYNLEKVEDCSVLSMFLSGQSARVLPEKLHLL from the exons ATGTGGGCAAAG aCGATTACAGGAAACTTTGCCAACGTGATTCATGGTTTGAGTACAAACCATCTGACAGATCAAGTCATCCAGAGAAGCAAGCGAATGATTCTGGATACCCTTGGAGTAGGACTTCTGGGTACCAGCACTGAGGTGTGCCAGAAAGTCAAACAGTACAGCAAG ATCTACAGCTCAGATATATCCAGCACCATCTGGGGCCACTTGGATTTCCGACTGCCTCCTCTGTATGCAGCTTTTGTGAATGGAGTGGCT GTGCACTCAATGGATTTTGATGACACATGGCATCCCGCCACGCACCCATCTGGGGCCGTGCTCCCTGCTGTGATTGCTCTCTCTGAGGCCtttcctcagaagaaaaaaatctcaggcCTTGACCTGCTCTTAGCTTTCAATGTGGGAATTGAAGTGCAAGGCAGGTTGTTACGCTTTTCCAGCGAAGCCAGGAATATTCCTAAAAG gtttcACCCACCAACAGTGGTTGGTACAATGGGGAGTGCAGCAGCTTGCGCAAAACTGCTAGCTCTTAACCAGATGAAATGTAAAAACACCTTGGCTATTGCTGCCTCCTATGCAGGTGCCCCACTGGCTAACGCAGCAACTCAAACGAAACCCCTCCACATTGGCAATGCTGCCAAGCATGGACTGGAAGCGGCTTCCTTAGCATCACGGGGTCTTCAAGGAAACAACCAGATCTTGGACATGGAGTCAGGGATAGGTGCCTTTTATACAGATTACAACCCACAGACTCTGCCAACCTTGCAGTCCTATCCCTGGCTGTTGGACCAGCAAGATGTGGCCATCAAACGCTTCCCTGCTCATCTTGGAACACACTGGGTGGCTGATGCAGCGTCTTCTGTAAGGAGGAAGCTTGTCAAAAACAGTGACAACTTGCTTCTCCTTGATAAAATTGAGAAAGTTATTGTAAAAGTCCCAGAGGTCAAATACGTGAACAGACCCAGCCCTAACTCAGAACACGAAGCTCGACACTCCTTCCAGTTTGttgcctgctctgctttgctggatgGCACCATGTCCGTCCAGTCCTTCGCCAGTGAGAACATTCACCGGCCAGCCTTACGGGAGCTCCTCTACAAAACACAGCTAGAGCACCCTTCTGATAACAAACCCAGCTTCGAGAGTCTTTATTGCGAAGTGACTGTTGTGCTTCGGGATGGGAGCACGATTAGCGACCGCTGCGACACGTTCTATGGACACTGGAGGAAACCTCTGACAAAGGAGGACTTGGAGAAAAAATTTCAGTCCAACGCTTCTGAAGTCCTCCCCGCAGAAGCCATAGAAGGCATTATAGAGACCGTGTACAATCTGGAAAAAGTAGAGGACTGTTCTGTATTAAGTATGTTTTTGTCAGGACAGTCAGCTAGAGTACTTCCAGAGAAGCTGCACTTACTTTGA
- the ACOD1 gene encoding cis-aconitate decarboxylase isoform X2, translating to MILDTLGVGLLGTSTEVCQKVKQYSKIYSSDISSTIWGHLDFRLPPLYAAFVNGVAVHSMDFDDTWHPATHPSGAVLPAVIALSEAFPQKKKISGLDLLLAFNVGIEVQGRLLRFSSEARNIPKRFHPPTVVGTMGSAAACAKLLALNQMKCKNTLAIAASYAGAPLANAATQTKPLHIGNAAKHGLEAASLASRGLQGNNQILDMESGIGAFYTDYNPQTLPTLQSYPWLLDQQDVAIKRFPAHLGTHWVADAASSVRRKLVKNSDNLLLLDKIEKVIVKVPEVKYVNRPSPNSEHEARHSFQFVACSALLDGTMSVQSFASENIHRPALRELLYKTQLEHPSDNKPSFESLYCEVTVVLRDGSTISDRCDTFYGHWRKPLTKEDLEKKFQSNASEVLPAEAIEGIIETVYNLEKVEDCSVLSMFLSGQSARVLPEKLHLL from the exons ATGATTCTGGATACCCTTGGAGTAGGACTTCTGGGTACCAGCACTGAGGTGTGCCAGAAAGTCAAACAGTACAGCAAG ATCTACAGCTCAGATATATCCAGCACCATCTGGGGCCACTTGGATTTCCGACTGCCTCCTCTGTATGCAGCTTTTGTGAATGGAGTGGCT GTGCACTCAATGGATTTTGATGACACATGGCATCCCGCCACGCACCCATCTGGGGCCGTGCTCCCTGCTGTGATTGCTCTCTCTGAGGCCtttcctcagaagaaaaaaatctcaggcCTTGACCTGCTCTTAGCTTTCAATGTGGGAATTGAAGTGCAAGGCAGGTTGTTACGCTTTTCCAGCGAAGCCAGGAATATTCCTAAAAG gtttcACCCACCAACAGTGGTTGGTACAATGGGGAGTGCAGCAGCTTGCGCAAAACTGCTAGCTCTTAACCAGATGAAATGTAAAAACACCTTGGCTATTGCTGCCTCCTATGCAGGTGCCCCACTGGCTAACGCAGCAACTCAAACGAAACCCCTCCACATTGGCAATGCTGCCAAGCATGGACTGGAAGCGGCTTCCTTAGCATCACGGGGTCTTCAAGGAAACAACCAGATCTTGGACATGGAGTCAGGGATAGGTGCCTTTTATACAGATTACAACCCACAGACTCTGCCAACCTTGCAGTCCTATCCCTGGCTGTTGGACCAGCAAGATGTGGCCATCAAACGCTTCCCTGCTCATCTTGGAACACACTGGGTGGCTGATGCAGCGTCTTCTGTAAGGAGGAAGCTTGTCAAAAACAGTGACAACTTGCTTCTCCTTGATAAAATTGAGAAAGTTATTGTAAAAGTCCCAGAGGTCAAATACGTGAACAGACCCAGCCCTAACTCAGAACACGAAGCTCGACACTCCTTCCAGTTTGttgcctgctctgctttgctggatgGCACCATGTCCGTCCAGTCCTTCGCCAGTGAGAACATTCACCGGCCAGCCTTACGGGAGCTCCTCTACAAAACACAGCTAGAGCACCCTTCTGATAACAAACCCAGCTTCGAGAGTCTTTATTGCGAAGTGACTGTTGTGCTTCGGGATGGGAGCACGATTAGCGACCGCTGCGACACGTTCTATGGACACTGGAGGAAACCTCTGACAAAGGAGGACTTGGAGAAAAAATTTCAGTCCAACGCTTCTGAAGTCCTCCCCGCAGAAGCCATAGAAGGCATTATAGAGACCGTGTACAATCTGGAAAAAGTAGAGGACTGTTCTGTATTAAGTATGTTTTTGTCAGGACAGTCAGCTAGAGTACTTCCAGAGAAGCTGCACTTACTTTGA
- the LOC110399106 gene encoding feather keratin 1 — protein sequence MSCFDLCRPCGPTPLANSCNEPCVRQCQDSRVVIQPSPVVVTLPGPILSSFPQNTAVGSSTSAAVGSILSQEGVPISSGGFGISGLGGRFSGRRCLPC from the coding sequence ATGTCCTGCTTCGATCTGTGCCGTCCCTGTGGCCCGACCCCGCTGGCCAACAGCTGCAACGAGCCCTGTGTGCGGCAGTGCCAGGACTCCCGTGTGGTGATCCAGCCCTCTCCTGTGGTGGTGACTCTGCCCGGtcccatcctcagctccttcccccagAACACTGCTGTGGGATccagcacctctgctgctgttggcagcatccTGAGCCAGGAGGGAGTGCCCATCTCTTCTGGGGGCTTCGGCATCTCTGGCCTGGGTGGCCGGTTCTCTGGCAGGAGGTGCCTGCCCTGCTAA
- the KCTD12 gene encoding BTB/POZ domain-containing protein KCTD12, giving the protein MALADSARGLPNGGGVSPAAGSGAAAAAAAGGWSAFPEIVELNVGGQVYVTRRCTVVSVRDSLLWRMFSQQQPSELPRDSKGRFFLDRDGFLFRYILDYLRDLQLVLPEHFPERSRLQREAEYFQLPDLARRLAQARAATAAARPAALHRDGSLCADEPPLLGCLEAEPAEGGAAAASAPSPTASRSPSGGPLLTPSQSLDGAAGRRSGYITIGYRGSYTIGREAQADAKFRRVARITVCGKTALAKEVFGETLNESRDPDRPPERYTARYYLKFNFLEQAFDRLSEAGFRMAACSSTGTCAFGPEQGGPADDKIWTSYTEYVFCRD; this is encoded by the coding sequence ATGGCCCTGGCGGACAGCGCCCGCGGGTTGCCCAACGGCGGCGGAGTGTCGccggcggcggggagcggggcggctgctgcggcggcggcgggcggctgGTCGGCCTTCCCCGAGATCGTGGAGCTGAACGTGGGCGGGCAGGTGTACGTGACGCGGCGCTGCACCGTGGTCTCGGTGCGGGACTCGCTGCTCTGGCGCATGTTCtcgcagcagcagcccagcgAGCTGCCCCGGGACAGCAAGGGCCGCTTCTTCCTCGACCGCGACGGATTCCTCTTCCGCTACATCCTGGACTACCTGCGGGacctgcagctggtgctgcccGAGCACTTTCCCGAGCGCAGCCGTCTGCAGCGCGAGGCCGAGTACTTCCAGCTGCCCGACCTGGCGCGCCGCCTGGCGCAGGCTCGAGCCGCTaccgccgccgcccgccccgccgcgctgcACCGCGACGGCTCGCTGTGCGCCGACGAACCGCCGCTGCTCGGCTGCCTGGAGGCAGAGCCCGCGGAAGGAGGCGCCGCGGCGGCGTCCGCGCCGTCGCCCACAGCCAGCCGCAGCCCCTCGGGCGGGCCGCTGCTGACGCCCTCGCAGTCGCTGGACGGGGCGGCCGGGAGGCGCTCGGGCTACATCACCATCGGCTACCGCGGCTCCTACACCATCGGGCGGGAGGCGCAGGCCGACGCCAAGTTCCGGCGGGTGGCGCGCATCACCGTGTGCGGCAAGACCGCGCTGGCCAAGGAGGTCTTCGGGGAAACGCTGAACGAGAGCCGCGACCCCGACCGCCCCCCCGAGCGCTACACCGCCCGCTACTACCTCAAGTTCAACTTCCTCGAGCAAGCCTTCGACCGCCTCTCCGAGGCCGGCTTCCGCATGGCCGCCTGCTCCTCCACCGGCACCTGCGCCTTCGGCCCCGAGCAGGGCGGCCCCGCCGACGACAAGATCTGGACCAGCTACACCGAGTACGTCTTCTGCCGGGACTGA